The following proteins come from a genomic window of Chloroflexota bacterium:
- a CDS encoding Rieske 2Fe-2S domain-containing protein, protein MLTKEENELMTRVGPGTPAGDLLRRYWWPVGFTEEIVAEGKPRRVRLLGEDLVLFRDGHGRLGLLGLHCSHRGTALDYGRAESAGIRCSYHGWMYDVSGQCVEQPMEPPDSAFKDRVHHLAYRAQDLGGLIFGYLGPEPAPLLPRYDLLVLEDGFRTVEANVDYCNWLQRAENSVDQSHLPVLHASGYPSFAMKRPDINWERTWYGVRVTTSFPGIDTRKVSLWLFPSNNRFTGARVYGRPAHHMNFRVPIDDGETHTYAVTFYPGGDPKTGQKTGLATKGMKRGQPGAYTPVDNGWWGIVEEDKMAAEQQGTIADRTAERLASSDQGILLLRQMIREGIDNVREGIDPVGVVRDPAQNVIIRFDASMAEIGALS, encoded by the coding sequence ATGCTGACCAAGGAAGAGAACGAGCTGATGACCCGCGTCGGTCCGGGGACGCCGGCCGGCGATCTGCTGCGGCGCTACTGGTGGCCGGTCGGCTTTACCGAGGAGATCGTGGCCGAGGGTAAGCCCCGCCGCGTCCGCCTGCTCGGCGAGGACCTCGTGCTCTTCCGCGACGGCCATGGCAGGCTGGGGCTGCTCGGGCTGCATTGCTCCCATCGGGGCACCGCGCTCGACTATGGGCGCGCCGAATCCGCGGGCATCCGCTGCAGCTATCACGGCTGGATGTACGACGTGAGCGGCCAGTGCGTCGAGCAGCCGATGGAGCCTCCAGACAGCGCGTTCAAGGATCGCGTCCACCACCTCGCCTATCGCGCCCAGGACCTGGGCGGCTTGATTTTCGGGTATCTGGGACCCGAGCCCGCGCCACTTCTGCCGCGATACGACCTGCTGGTACTCGAAGACGGCTTCCGCACCGTCGAGGCGAACGTGGACTACTGCAACTGGCTCCAGCGCGCCGAGAACTCCGTGGACCAGAGCCACCTGCCGGTCCTCCACGCCAGCGGCTACCCGAGCTTCGCAATGAAGCGGCCCGACATCAACTGGGAGCGCACCTGGTACGGCGTCCGCGTCACGACGAGCTTCCCGGGCATCGACACGCGAAAGGTGTCGCTCTGGCTCTTTCCGTCCAACAACCGCTTCACGGGCGCGCGCGTTTACGGTAGGCCCGCCCACCATATGAACTTCCGCGTCCCAATCGACGACGGAGAGACGCACACCTACGCCGTGACCTTTTATCCCGGCGGCGACCCGAAGACCGGGCAGAAGACGGGACTGGCCACCAAGGGCATGAAGCGCGGACAGCCCGGCGCGTACACGCCGGTGGACAATGGCTGGTGGGGCATCGTCGAGGAGGACAAGATGGCGGCCGAGCAACAGGGCACCATCGCCGATCGCACCGCCGAGCGGCTTGCCTCCTCGGATCAGGGCATTCTGCTCCTGCGCCAGATGATCCGCGAGGGCATCGACAACGTCCGCGAGGGCATCGACCCGGTGGGCGTCGTGCGCGATCCGGCGCAGAACGTCATCATTCGCTTCGACGCCAGCATGGCCGAGATCGGCGCTCTGTCCTGA
- a CDS encoding DoxX family protein — protein MYPRDGLSLIRTGIGLTFLMSAVQKTLSGWLLTPDHLVSFVQRQQAAAVAPYGAFLQEIVLPNAGLFAQLVVLGEWVAGVSLALGLFTRLGAISAFWLNGNYLLSKGPLTTDASADRIYMLSALVVAAVAADLAWSADRALSSHHFDNPLARWLAGHSPRKARPSPFEIRGRRGRESRAA, from the coding sequence ATGTATCCAAGGGACGGACTTTCTCTCATTCGGACGGGCATCGGCCTGACGTTTCTCATGTCGGCCGTTCAGAAAACGCTGTCCGGGTGGCTCCTGACTCCCGACCACCTGGTCTCGTTCGTGCAACGCCAGCAGGCCGCCGCCGTAGCTCCCTACGGCGCGTTCCTCCAAGAGATCGTGCTGCCCAACGCCGGCCTCTTCGCCCAGTTAGTCGTCCTGGGTGAGTGGGTCGCAGGCGTATCGCTCGCACTGGGGCTGTTCACCCGGCTGGGGGCGATCAGCGCATTCTGGTTGAATGGAAACTATCTGCTCAGCAAGGGTCCGCTGACGACCGATGCATCTGCTGACCGCATATACATGCTGAGCGCCCTCGTCGTCGCCGCGGTCGCCGCCGATCTCGCCTGGAGCGCCGATCGCGCGCTCAGCTCCCACCATTTCGACAACCCGCTGGCACGGTGGCTCGCTGGCCACTCGCCGCGAAAGGCGCGGCCGTCTCCATTCGAAATCCGAGGGAGGCGCGGCCGCGAATCGCGGGCCGCGTGA
- a CDS encoding 4-hydroxybenzoate 3-monooxygenase, translating to MRTQVAIVGAGPAGLVLSHLLGLQGIESVIVEHRDRAYIESRVRAGLLEQATVDLLCSTGVGEQLQRKSMTHHGLNIQFEGERHRIPLTELTGGKHVTIYGQQEVVKDLVAARLAAGTLIHFEAAAVALEALDTPSPIVRYQQNGELRELQADFIAGCDGFHGVCRGAVPRTHARVFEKIYPFAWLGILAQVPPSCDELIYVRHDRGFALHTMRTPQLTRLYLQCPPGDRIEDWPDDRIWGELKARMALPGWELEDGPIVDRGITEMRSFVIEPMQYGRLFLAGDAAHIVPPTGAKGMNLAVADARVLAEALIAYFQTGRTDALDAYSASCLPRVWRAQHFSWWWTSLFHRFDDADADFQSRLQVSQLRYLLRSRSAMTSMAENYVGLDEV from the coding sequence ATGCGCACGCAAGTCGCCATCGTCGGCGCCGGCCCGGCGGGGTTGGTGCTGTCCCACCTGCTCGGATTGCAGGGCATCGAGAGCGTTATCGTGGAGCACCGCGATCGGGCATACATCGAGAGCCGCGTCCGCGCCGGGCTCCTGGAGCAGGCGACTGTTGACCTGCTCTGCTCGACCGGGGTGGGCGAGCAATTGCAGCGGAAGAGCATGACGCATCATGGTCTCAACATTCAGTTCGAGGGTGAGCGACATCGGATTCCGCTCACCGAGCTGACCGGCGGCAAGCACGTGACGATCTATGGGCAGCAGGAGGTCGTCAAGGATCTCGTGGCGGCCCGCCTCGCCGCCGGTACGCTGATTCACTTCGAGGCCGCGGCTGTAGCACTGGAGGCTCTCGACACTCCGTCTCCCATCGTCCGCTACCAGCAGAACGGAGAGCTGCGCGAGCTGCAGGCCGATTTCATCGCTGGCTGCGACGGGTTCCACGGCGTATGCCGGGGCGCCGTCCCCCGCACCCATGCTCGGGTGTTCGAGAAGATCTACCCCTTTGCCTGGCTCGGGATCTTGGCGCAGGTCCCCCCGTCGTGCGACGAGCTCATCTACGTCCGCCACGATCGGGGCTTTGCTCTTCACACCATGCGCACGCCGCAGCTCACGCGCCTGTACCTGCAGTGTCCGCCTGGCGACCGAATCGAGGATTGGCCCGACGACCGCATCTGGGGCGAGCTCAAGGCCCGCATGGCGCTGCCGGGTTGGGAGTTGGAGGACGGTCCCATCGTGGACCGAGGCATCACCGAGATGCGCAGCTTCGTGATTGAGCCGATGCAGTACGGCCGGCTCTTCCTGGCCGGAGATGCAGCGCACATCGTGCCGCCCACCGGCGCCAAGGGGATGAACCTGGCAGTCGCGGATGCGCGAGTGCTGGCCGAGGCGCTGATCGCCTACTTTCAGACCGGCCGCACGGATGCGCTGGACGCCTATTCCGCGAGCTGCTTACCCCGCGTGTGGCGCGCCCAGCATTTCTCCTGGTGGTGGACGTCGTTGTTCCACCGCTTCGACGACGCGGACGCAGATTTCCAATCGCGGCTCCAGGTCTCGCAGCTTCGCTACCTGCTGCGGTCGCGGTCCGCGATGACCAGCATGGCCGAAAACTACGTCGGCCTCGACGAGGTCTAG